A window from Anser cygnoides isolate HZ-2024a breed goose chromosome 1, Taihu_goose_T2T_genome, whole genome shotgun sequence encodes these proteins:
- the EFNB2 gene encoding ephrin-B2 yields the protein MAARRRDGSAWKYCWGVAMVLCRTALARSIVLDPIYWNSSNPKFLPGQGLVLYPQIGDKLDIICPKVDSKTVGQYEYYKVYMVDKDQADSCAIRKDNTPLLNCAKPDQDVKFTIKFQEFSPNLWGLEFQKNKDYYVISTSNGSLEGLDNQEGGVCQTKTMKILMKVGQDPNSAGLPRSTDPTKRPEQEAGTNGKSSTTSPFVKDHSGSSTDGSKAGHSSILGSEVALFAGIASGCIIFIVIIITLVVLLLKYRRRHRKHSPQHTTTLSLSTLATPKRSGNNNGSEPSDIIIPLRTADSVFCPHYEKVSGDYGHPVYIVQEMPPQSPANIYYKV from the exons ATGGCAGCGCGGAGGCGCGACGGCTCCGCCTGGAAGTACTGCTGGGGAGTCGCGATGGTTTTATGCAGAACTGCGCTGGCCAGGTCCATCGTTTTAGACCCCATCTATTGGAATTCCTCCAACCCCAA attCCTTCCTGGACAAGGATTGGTACTATATCCACAGATAGGAGACAAACTGGATATTATATGCCCAAAGGTGGACTCTAAAACTGTTGGCCAGTATGAATATTATAAGGTCTACATGGTTGATAAAGACCAAGCAGATAGCTGTGCTATTAGAAAGGACAATACACCTCTACTCAACTGTGCCAAGCCAGATCAAGATGTTAAGTTTACCATCAAGTTTCAAGAGTTCAGCCCTAATCTCTGGGGCCTGGAATTTCAGAAGAACAAAGATTATTACGTCATAT caacATCAAATGGGTCTTTGGAGGGCCTGGATAACCAGGAGGGAGGGGTGTGCCAGACAAAAACCATGAAGATCCTCATGAAAGTTGGACAAG ATCCCAATTCTGCAGGGTTACCTCGGAGCACAGACCCGACCAAGCGCCCTGAGCAGGAAGCTGGTACCAACGGGAAGAGCTCCACCACCAGTCCCTTTGTGAAGGACCACTCAG GATCTAGCACAGATGGCAGTAAGGCTGGGCATTCCAGTATACTGGGTTCAGAGGTGGCCTTATTTGCAGGGATTGCATCAGGGTGCATCATTTTCATCGTCATCATCATCACTTTGGTGGTTCTATTATTGAAGTACCGGAGAAGACACAGGAAGCATTCCCCGCAACACACTACAACTCTCTCACTTAGTACATTAGCCACCCCAAAACGCAGTGGCAACAACAATGGTTCCGAGCCCAGTGACATTATCATTCCTCTAAGGACTGCAGACAGTGTCTTTTGCCCCCACTATGAAAAGGTCAGCGGCGACTATGGACATCCGGTGTACATAGTTCAAGAGATGCCTCCTCAGAGTCCAGCAAACATTTACTACAAGGTCTGA